Genomic DNA from Methylocystis sp. MJC1:
CCGTGCGGTTCGGATCATATTCCAGACGCTCGACCTTGCCGACGACGTCGAGCTTACGACGCTTGAAGTCGACCAGGCGATACGTCTGCTTATGTCCACCGCCACGGAAGCGAACCGTGACGCGGCCATTATTGTTGCGGCCGCCCTTGGAGCTCTTGCCCTCGGTGAGGGTCTTGACGGGCTTGCCTTTATAAAGATCGCTGCGGTCGACGATGACGAGCTGGCGAAGGCCCGGCGTGACCGGCTTGAATGTCTTCAGCGCCATGGTTCTCTAAGCCTTCCTTACAGTCCGGTCGTCACGTCGATCTTGTGCCCTTCGGCAAGCGTCACGACGGCCTTCTTGACGTCGCTCTGCTGGCCGCGCACGCCGCGGAACGCCTTCACCTTGCCCTTGCGGACAAGCGTGTTCACGGATTCGACCTTCACGTCGAACAGACCCTCGACCGCCGCCTTGATCTGCGGCTTGGTCGCGGTCTTGGCGACCTTGAAGACCACCTTGTTGCTCTCCGAGGCGATGGTCGCTTTCTCGGTGATGATCGGGGCGACGATCACGTCGTAATGGCGAACGTCCTTGCTCATTTCAGGCGCGCCTCCAGCGCGTCCACCGCTTCGCGGGTCAGGACCAGCTTCTCGCGACGGATAATGTCGTAAACATTGACGCCCTCGACCGGCAACACGTCGATCAGCGGGATGTTGCGGGCGGCAAGCGCGAAATTCTGCTGCGGCGCGCCGCCGACGATGATGATCGCGTTCTGCAGGCCGGTCTTGGCGAAGCCGGAGGCGAGAACCTTCGTCTTGGCGGCGTCGAGTTCGGCCTTCTCCCAGACGATGATGCCGCCGTCCTTGGCCTTGGCCGAGAGGGCATGCTTCAACGCAAGGGTGCGGACCTTCTTCGGCAGGTCGTGCTCATGGCTCCGGACCAGCGGGCCGAAGGCGCGACCACCGCCGCGGAACTGCGGCACGCGGGCGGAACCGTGACGGGCGCCGCCGGTGCCCTTTTGCTTATACATCTTTTTGCCGGTGCGGGCGATGTCCGCGCGGTTCTTCACCGCATGGGTGCCGGCGCGACGCTTGGCGAGCTGCCAGCGGATCATCCGGTGGATGAGGTCCGTGCGCGGCTCGAGGCCAAAAATCTCATCGGAAAGTTCGATCGAACCGGCCGCCTGGCCGTCGAACGACGTGACGTCGATCTTCACGGCTCAGTCCTCCTTGTTTGCTTCTTGAGCGGGAGCGGCGGCGTCGGCAAGACGGAACTTGCCCGGCTGCGGAGCTTCCGCGGGGAGCGCGCGCTTGACCGCGTCGCGGACATAAATCCAGCCGCCGGCGACGCCCGGAACGGCGCCTTCGACGAGCAGCAGGCCGCGCTCGACGTCGGTCTGCACGACGCGCAGATTCTGCGTGGTCACGCGGTCGACGCCCATATGGCCGGCCATCTTCTTGTTCTTGAAGGTCTTACCCGGATCCTGACGGCCGCCGGTCGAACCATGCGAACGATGCGAGACCGAAACGCCGTGAGACGCGCGCAGACCGCCGAAGCCCCAACGCTTCATCGGGCCGGCGAAGCCCTTACCCATCGTAGTGCCCGTCACGTCGACGAACTGACCGACGACGAAGTGATCCGCCGTGATCTCGGCGCCAACGGGAAGCAGCGCTTCCTCGTTCACGCGGAACTCGGCGAGCTTCAGCTTCGGCTCGACCTTCGCCGCGGCGAAGCGCGTGCGCTCAGCCTTCGACACATTCTTCACCTTGGCGCGGCCGATGCCGAGCTGAACGGCAGTGTAGCCGTTCTTCTCCTTGGTCCGCTGAGCGACGACTTGGCAGCCGTCCAGCTTCAGCACCGTGACCGGCACATGCTCGCCCGCCTCTGTGAAGACGCGGGTCATTCCGACCTTTTGCGCGATGACGCCCGACCGCATGTTCAATATTCCTTCGCGAAGCGGCGGCCTCTAGAGCGCGCCGCCCAATCCGTTCTTAGAGCTTGATCTCGACGTCGACGCCGGCGGCGAGATCGAGCTTCATCAGCGCATCCACCGTTTGCGGGGTGGGATCGACGATGTCGAGAACGCGCTTATGCGTCCTGATCTCAAACTGCTCACGCGACTTCTTGTCGATGTGGGGCGAACGGTTCACCGTGAACTTCTCGATTTTGGTCGGCAGCGGAATCGGGCCACGAACCTGAGCGCCGGTGCGCTTCGCCGTGGAGACGATCTCCTTGGTCGACGTGTCGAGAATCCGGTGATCGAACGCCTTCAAGCGAATCCGGATATTTTGACCGTTCATTGCTTCATCCTTTGGGACCGCGATCCCGGAAGATCGCTTCTGGATCGTGAGCCCGACAGGCTCGCGATCGTCTTTTCACAAGCGAGCCGGAAGGCTCGCGGTCCAGATCCGCTCAAATTACTCGATGATCGAAGCGACGACGCCCGCGCCGACCGTGCGGCCGCCTTCGCGGATAGCGAAGCGCAGCTTCTCTTCCATGGCGATCGGAACGATCAGCACGACTTCCATCGTGACATTGTCGCCCGGCATCACCATCTCGACGCCCTCAGGGAGCGTCACGATGCCGGTCACGTCCGTCGTGCGGAAGTAGAACTGCGGACGATAGTTGGTGAAGAACGGCGTATGACGGCCGCCTTCTTCCTTGGTGAGGATGTAAGCCTCAGCCTTGAACTTCGTGTGCGGCTTCACCGAACCCGGCTTGCACAGAACCTGACCGCGCTCCACGTCCTCGCGCTTCGTGCCGCGCAGCAGGCAGCCGACG
This window encodes:
- a CDS encoding 50S ribosomal protein L23, translating into MSKDVRHYDVIVAPIITEKATIASESNKVVFKVAKTATKPQIKAAVEGLFDVKVESVNTLVRKGKVKAFRGVRGQQSDVKKAVVTLAEGHKIDVTTGL
- the rplD gene encoding 50S ribosomal protein L4, with protein sequence MKIDVTSFDGQAAGSIELSDEIFGLEPRTDLIHRMIRWQLAKRRAGTHAVKNRADIARTGKKMYKQKGTGGARHGSARVPQFRGGGRAFGPLVRSHEHDLPKKVRTLALKHALSAKAKDGGIIVWEKAELDAAKTKVLASGFAKTGLQNAIIIVGGAPQQNFALAARNIPLIDVLPVEGVNVYDIIRREKLVLTREAVDALEARLK
- the rplC gene encoding 50S ribosomal protein L3 produces the protein MRSGVIAQKVGMTRVFTEAGEHVPVTVLKLDGCQVVAQRTKEKNGYTAVQLGIGRAKVKNVSKAERTRFAAAKVEPKLKLAEFRVNEEALLPVGAEITADHFVVGQFVDVTGTTMGKGFAGPMKRWGFGGLRASHGVSVSHRSHGSTGGRQDPGKTFKNKKMAGHMGVDRVTTQNLRVVQTDVERGLLLVEGAVPGVAGGWIYVRDAVKRALPAEAPQPGKFRLADAAAPAQEANKED
- the rpsJ gene encoding 30S ribosomal protein S10, with amino-acid sequence MNGQNIRIRLKAFDHRILDTSTKEIVSTAKRTGAQVRGPIPLPTKIEKFTVNRSPHIDKKSREQFEIRTHKRVLDIVDPTPQTVDALMKLDLAAGVDVEIKL